ctgccaggggatccaaccagtccattctgaatgagatcagccctgggatttctttggaggaaatgatgctaaagctgaaacttcagtactttggccacctcatgcgaagtgttgcctcattggaaaagactctgatggtgggagggattgggggcaggaggagaaggggacgaccgagaatgagatggctggatggcatcacagactcgatggacgtgagtctgagtgaactcagtctgagttggtgatggacagggaggcctggcgtgttgcgattcatggggtcacaaagagtcagacatcactgagtaactgaactgaagttacatccctgggataaagcccacttggtaatgatttatgatctttttaatgtattgttggattctgagtgctagaattttgttaaggatttgtgcatctatgttcatcaatgatattcaCCTGTAGTTTTcgtttttggtggcatctttttCATTGCAGTCAGCTGCGATGGTGCACAAGCGTGGGCAGCTGTGGTGGCACACAagtgtggccgagaggagctaccccacatccgaggtcagagGAAGAAGCCGTGAGGACTCCATGCCCGAGGGGAAGTGGCAAgtggagctaccccacatccgttatcaggggcagcggccaaaagtgccaggctgcgatggcacaggaacaggtgagaggagctaccccctgCCTGAGGCCAGGGATGGCGGACGGGAGGAGCTACCtaatgcccgaggccaggggcattagccaagaggagcaaccccaggtccaaggagcggtggTTGCACGGGCACAGGACGGCCTAGAGGAGCTGTtctatgttcaaggtcaggaggggcggcagtgaggagatacacCTCATCCAAGGCAAGCAGCAGTGGctacactttgctggagcagccgtgaagagataccccatgtccaaggtaagagaaacccatgtaagatggtaggtgtagcaaaagggcatcagagggcagacacactgaatccataaccacagaaaactagtcagtctaatcatactaggaccacagccttgtctaactcaatgaaactaagccatgcccactggggccacccaagatgggcaagTTATGGTAGAAAGGTCTGACagcatgtggtccactggagaagggaatggcaaaccactttagtattcttgccttgagaaccccatgaacagtatgaaaaggcaaaatgataggatactgaaagaggaactcaccaggtcaataggtgcccaatatgctactgaagatcagtggagaaataactccagaaagaatgaagagatggagccaaagcaaaaacaacacccaggtgtgaatgtgactggtgatagaaacaaggtccaatgctgtaaatagcaatattgcttagaaacctgaaatgttaggtccatgaatcaaggcaaattggaagtggtcagacaggagatggcaagagtgaacgtcaacattctaggaatcatcaAAATAGAATGGactgtaatgggtgaatttaactcagatgaccattatatctactactgtgggcaggaatccctcagaagaaatggagtagccatcatggtcaacaaaagagtccgaaatgcagtaattggacgcaatctcaaaaatgacagaatgacctctgttcgtttctaaggcaaaccattcaatatcacagtaatccaaatctatgccccaaccagtaatgctgatgaagctgaagttgttcggttctatgaatacctacaagactttttatagctaacacccaaaaaagatgtccttttcattataggggactggaatacaaaagtaggaagtcaagaaacacctggaataacaggcaaatttggccttggagtacagaatgaagcagggcaaaggctaatagagttttggtcatagaaaacaccctcttccaacaacacaagagaagactctacacatggacatcaccagatggtcaacaccaaaatcagattgattatattctttgcagccaaagatggagaagctatatacagtcagcaaaaactagaccaggagctgactgtgggtcagatcatgagctccttattaccaaattcagacttaaattcagaaaaaagtagggaaaaccactagaccattcaggtatggcctaaatcaaatcccttacgattatacagtggaagtgagaaatagatttaagggcttaaatctgatagatagaatgcctgatgaattatggatggaggttcctgacattgtacaggagacagggatcaagaccaatctcatggaaaagaaatgcaaaaaaaaaaaaaaaagtctgtctggggaggacttacaaatagctgtgaaaagaagagaagtgaaaagcaaaggagaaaagtaaaaatgcaagCCTATGAATatagagttctaaagaatagcaagaagagataagaaagccttcctcagtgatcaatgcaaagaaatagaggaaaacaacagaatgggaaatattaaagatctcttcaagaatattagagatgctaagggaaaatttcatgcaaagatgggcttgataaaggacagaaatggtatggatctaacagaagcagaagatattaagaagaggtgacaaaaatacacagaggaacctccaaaaaaaaaaaaaagaagatcttcaagaccaagataatcacgatggtatgatcactcacctagagccagacatcctggaatgtgaagtcaagtggacctgagaaagcatcactaagaacaaaactagtggaggtgatggaacccCAGTTGAcctgtttcaagtcctgaaaggtgatgctgtcaaggtgcagcactcaatatgccagcaaatttggaaaacttactaGTGgtcacatgactggaaaaggtcagttttcattccaatcacaaagaaaggcaatgccaaagaatgctcaaactaccacacaatgggactcatctcacatgctagtaatgctcaaaattttccaagccaggcttcagcaatacataaactgtgaacttccagacgttcaagctggttttagaaaaggcagaggaaccagagatcaaattgccaacatcctctggatcatgggaaaagcaagagttccagaaaaaacatatatttctgctttattgactatgccaaagcttttgactgtgtggatcccaataaactgtggaaaattctgaaagagatgggaatactagaccacctgacctgcctcttgataaatctgtatgcaggtcagggagcagcagttagaagtggacatggaacaacagactggttccaaagagggaaaggagtatgtcaaggctgtatattgtcaccctgcttatttatcttctatgcagagtacatcatgagaatgctggtctggaagaagcacaagccggcatcaagattgctgggagaaatatcaataacctcagatatgcagataacaccacccttatggcagaaagtgaaaaggaactaaaacgcttcttgatgaaactgaaagaggagagtgaaaacattggcttaaagctcaacattcagaaaactaagatcatggcatctggtcccatcacttcatgggaaatagatggggaaacagtgaaaacagtaccagactttattttggggggcatcaacatcactgcatatggtgattgcagccatgaaattaaaagacgcttactccttggaaggaaagttatgaacaacctagatagaatattcaaaagcagagacattactttgccgactaaggtccgtctagtcaaggctatggtttttcctgtggtcatgtatggatgtgagagttgtactgtgaagaaagctgagtgccaaagaattgatgcttttgaactgtggtgttggagaagactcttgagagtcccttggactgcaaggagatccaaccagtccattctaaaggagatcagccctgggtactCTTTGGAATggatgatggtaaagctgaaactccagtactttggccacctcatgccaagagtagactcattgcaaaagactctgctgctgggaggtattgggggcaggaggagaaggggacaacggagcatgagatggttggatggcatcacagactctatggacgtgagtctgagtgaactctgggagatggcaatggacagggaggcctggcgtgctgtgattcattggctcgcaaagagtcggacacaactgagagactgaactgaattgaacttctcaggttttggtgttaggaTGATGGtgccctcatagaatgagtttggaaatttaccttcctctgcaattttctggaagagcttgaataggataggtgttagctcttctctaaatttttggtagaattcagctctgAAGGCGTCTGGACCTTggcttttgtttcctggaagatttctgattactgtttcaatttctgtgcttgtgatgggtctgttaagattttctgtttcttcctggttcagttttggaaagttgtagttttctaagaatttctccattttttccaagtcgtccattttattggcatataattgctgatagtagtctcttatgatcctttgtatttctgtgttgtctgttgtgatctctcaaTTTTCACTTCAAattgtattgatttgatttttctccctttgtttcttgatgagtccggcgaatggtttgtcaattttgttgatcatctcaaacaaccagcttttggttttgttgatttttactatgatctcttttgtttcttttgcatttatttctgccctaatttttaagattatttctttccttctaataaccctgggttcttcatttcttccttttctagttgctttatgtgtagagttaggtatttatttgactttttttcttatttcttgaggtatgcctgtattgctatgaaccttccccttagcactgcttttacagtgtcctacaggtttggattgttgtgttttcattttcattcatttctatacatattttgatttcttttttgacttcttctgtgatttgttggttattcagcagcgtattgttcagcctccatatgttctaatttttaatagtttttctcctgtaattgagatcttttcttactgcattgtggtcaaaaaagatgcttggaatgattgcAATTTTTCTGAGTTTACtaaagctagatttatggcccaggatgtgatctatcctggagaaggttccatgtccacttgagaaaaagttgaaattcattgttttgggatgaaatatcctatagatatcagttaagtctaactggtctattgtatcatttaaagtttgtgtttcctcgttaatcttctgtttagttgatctatccataggtgtgagtggggtattaaaagtCTGCCagtattattgttttattgttaatttctcctttcatacttgttagcatttgtcttacatattgaggtgctcctatgtttggtgcatatatattcataatttttatatcttcttcttgaattgatcatttgatcattatgtagtatcattctttgtctctttgcacagcctttgttttaaattctacTTTATCTGGTACGAGTATTGctacccctgctttcttttggtctctatttgcatggaatatctttttgcagcctttcactttcagtctgtatgtgtcccttgttttcaggtggatctcttgtaggcaacatatataggagtcttctttttgtatccattcagccagtctttttcttttggttggggcattcaacccatttacatttaaggtaattattgataagtatgatcccgtttccatttactttattgttttgggttcgagtttatacaccctttttgtgtttcctgtctagagaagatcctttagcatttgttggagagctggtttggtggtgctgaattctctcaacttgtgcttgtctgtaaagcttttgaattcaccttcatatttgaatgagatccttgctgggtacagtaatctgggctgtagtttattttctttcatcactttaagtatttcctgccattccctcctggcctaaagagtttctattgaaagatcagctgttatctttatggggatccccttgtgtgttatttgttgcttttcccttgctgcttttattatttgttctttgtgtttgattttgttaatttgattaatatgtgtcttgtggtgtttcaccttgggtttatcctgtttgggactctctgggtttcttggtcttgagtggctatttccttccccattttagggaagttttcaactattatcttctcaagtattttcttatggtctttctttttgtcttcttattCTGTGGCTCCTGTGATCTGAATGTTGGGGTATTTAACattatcccagaggtctctgagattgtcctcatttcttttaattcacttttcttttttcctctctgattcatttatttctaccattctatcttctacctcactaatcctatcttctgccactgttattctactattttttccctccagagtgtttttgatatcatttactgcattattcattatatattgacttttttgtttttttctaggttcttgttaaacccttcttgcatcttctcaatccttgtctccaggccatttatatgtgattccattttgttttcaagattttggatcattttcactatctttatttggaattcttgatcaggtagattccctatctcttcctttttttgtttggattggtgggcatttatcctgttcctttacctgctgggtattcctctgtctcttcatcttgtttttattgctgtgtttggagtggcctttctgtattctggcagtttgtggagttctctttattgtggagtttcctcactctGTGTGGGtttgtatgggtggcttgtcaaggtttcctggttagggaagcttgtgtcggtgttctggtgggtggagcaaaatatcttctctctggagtgcaatgaagtgttcaataatgagttatgagatgtcagtgggtttggagtgactttgggcagcctgtatattgaagctcagggctgtgttcctgtgttgctggagaatttgcatggtatgtcttgctctggaacttgttggcccttgggtggtgcttggtttcagtgtaggtatggaggcatttgatgagctcctgtcgattaatattccctggagtcaggagttttctggtgtactcaggatttggacttaagcctcctgcctctggtttcagtcttgtttttacagtagcctcaagtctTCTCCATCTGTACAGCACCATTGACAAAACAtataggttaaagatgaaaagtttctccacagtgagggacacccagagaggttcacagtgtTACATGgataagagaagagggaagagggagatagaggtgactcaGATGAGATGAGGTTGAATCaaaagagagagcaagctagccattAATCACTGCCTtttgtgtgctccacagtctggaccgctcagagatgttcacagagttatacagagaagggaagatggaggaaggagacagaggtggccaggaggataaagggggaaatcaaaagagagacagatccagccagtaatcagttccctatgtgttctccaccatccggaacacacaaagagattcacagagtttggtagagaagagaagggggagggaggagagagaggcgacctggtggagaaaaaggaaagtccaaagggggagagagcagtcaagccagtattctcactcccaagtaaaaatgggtactgaagtttgggttcttaaatgtacaaaattgataacaaataccaaaaagcaaagagtaaaaatctagagtagaggttggattttcaaacattcaatattaaagaaaaaaaaaaaaacaaccaaacaaagtcacaaaaattataatatatgtatatatatgtatatatgaagtttgctttaaaaaatagggtctcttttttttttgcaagataatagtaggttataaaaatgaaaattaaaggagtaatagaggacttaaaattttttttaaaaagtaagaatggtagtaaaaatcataaaaatatgtcTAGAACTGTCTCTGGTGttattgtgggcagtgtggggtcagctcagtttcggatagttccttgatccagtttatatttctcaagatctatagtcCCCTTCCTATGTAtttggtactaactacagggttttaatctattgcacctgtcatgTCCAAGGCgattccctctgttttagcttctgtttggtggtctcttcagtgtctaatttccgtcCTGACACAAGGAGGGgttggtggacacttttttaggctcacttgtttaaTCGCgctgtgaggagggagggacgctgcaaacaaataacactggcgtgtgcttgcagtgactcggccacactgggtttgcccccgctcacggcgtgtgtgctttccctgtctacactgctcaggctctaggttgctctgccaggaactgtctgaggccagcctTTGGTTGTGTGCACTTCctaggtctaagccactcaggatCAGGTACTTGGGTAGTCctcagactcagttgggcctgcgttttgtgcccttcctaggTCTGAGCAgccaggtgaccaggtgtttggtgagagtggtcgctgtgacttatcacctcccccatccctgccactcagtttactgggtgtacaactggcgcaccttctcaggtggatgttgaccatccagaatcccaagaagtcttagttagcaatgaAACCTACTttcagtttggtagataatgcctctctggggccatgatttcccccttccagctctggctgcctgtcaccggagggggttGGTCTgtagccagctagctctgctcagtcctttgttctgtgagtgggcctgaaAGTGTCTTAGGTTAGGTCTTTTCCCATAGCTTTAGTCagccctttgttctgtgagcgggtctggtggtgtcttaggttagggctttttgcatggtagctatcccacagtttggtttgctagcccaagttagtttcctcagattgccctcagggcattcaggcccggtccttactctaagcaatgcagcccgtgcctcccttcccagcccccgcttgctagtggcagatacAAGCATCTGCACTGCTTATCctctgggggagttaccgttgggctcataatctgtagggtttaattatttatttatttttcttcccagttaTATTGCCCTCTGtagttccaaggctcaccacagactcagcagtgagagtgtttcctggtgtttggaaacttcttttttttaagactcccttcccggaaTGGAGCTCCATCCTtacctcttttgtcttttatattttttcctacctcctttcaaagaaaaTGGGCTACTTTTCTcattgcctgatgtcctctgccagcattcagaagttgttttgtggaatttactcagtgttcaaattttcttttgattaatttgtGGGGGATAAAGTGGTCTccttgtcctattcctccaccatcttaggactgcctctgTTGCcgctttttaatatcatttttttttccatctctttaccTTTGAAACTACTTTCCCTCTTCAAAAGCTATTGCAAATGTAACTGTGTCGCTGATGTTTCTCCAGAGCCACACCCCCACCACAAAAATTATTGCTCTTCCTGCAAAGGATGGGATGGATATGGAGATGTCTCAATCCTGGGGTAGGGGCATAGTATGGTCACTGTGATTGGACTGCTGAGATGCTGTTAGAAGATGGGTTCTAATTTTGGCATTGATGTTTTGCAATTGTTTGTTGGCTTGAGTTAAAATTAACCCAGGAACTAGCAGCTGGCAAAAAAAATTTGGGGAAGTAGTCCACATTTCAGGCCCTCCATGAGCTAGAGCAGTGGTTTCCAAACTGTGCAAATTGTGGGTATTTAAAAAGTGATACCTGGACTCCGTCACCCAGATATTCTGACTTAATTTGTATGAAGTGTAACCTGGGAATGAGTATTTTCAAAACTTCCTTAGGGAATTTTAATGTGCATTGGTGTTTGAGAACTTTTTTAATTAGagtgagagaaatagatttaacacAGTTTGGGGAGACTGTCAGTCatatcggacttccctggtggctcagacggtaaagcgtctgtctacaatgcaggagacctgggttcgatccctgggtcaggaggatctgctggagaaggaaatggcaatccactccagtactattgcctggaaaatcccatggacagaggatcctggtaggctacagtccatggggccgcaaagagttggatacgactgagcgacgttcctGTCAGTCATATCAGGGCAGCAGGCTTGAGATGAGAAGACGAAATGAATTGGTTCCCAATACTCTCCTCTGTAAAGACAATTGTAGGGGAGAGGGATTGGTAGCATTGAGGAAGAAATCTAATTGTTATGTAGTTGAAGgttagttagggcttccctgatagctcagttggtaaagagtccacctgcaatgcaggagaccctagttcaattcctgggtcagaagatcccctggagaaggtataggctatgcactccagtattcttgggcttcccctgttgctcagctggtaaagaatccgcctgcaatgggggagacctgggttcgatccctgggttggaaagatcccctggagaacagaaagg
The genomic region above belongs to Ovis canadensis isolate MfBH-ARS-UI-01 breed Bighorn chromosome X, ARS-UI_OviCan_v2, whole genome shotgun sequence and contains:
- the LOC138930621 gene encoding uncharacterized protein isoform X3, translating into MCEVVGGMSLCMTETSVQSAAMVHKRGQLWWHTSVAERSYPTSEVRGRSREDSMPEGKWQVELPHIRYQGQRPKVPGCDGTGTGLTDLISWQSKRLSKVFSSTTIQRESENV
- the LOC138930621 gene encoding uncharacterized protein isoform X2; the encoded protein is MCEVVGGMSLCMTETSVQEPCSANFDILGVISESAAMVHKRGQLWWHTSVAERSYPTSEVRGRSREDSMPEGKWQVELPHIRYQGQRPKVPGCDGTGTGLTDLISWQSKRLSKVFSSTTIQRESENV